A region of Solanum dulcamara chromosome 7, daSolDulc1.2, whole genome shotgun sequence DNA encodes the following proteins:
- the LOC129895170 gene encoding triacylglycerol lipase 2-like isoform X2, whose translation MGFIGIKILSCLRIMNLMIILVMLVLEPNGVLGSRHLGFISHGDNGAGMCASIVAAHGYKCQEFEVKTDDGYILSVQRIPEGRIGGGGQIRQPVLLQHGVLVDGATWLLSPPEQSLAMILADNGFDVWISNIRGTRYSRRHVNLDAKYSEYWNWSWDELIVHDLPSVIDFIFKQTGQKIHYVGHSMGTLIALASFSEGREIDKITTIFGLAEFNPKGGPVNKLLKFFCAQPGVNCYDLMTAITGKNCCLNSSTVEIFLNDEPQSTSTKNLVHLAQTVRDGVLSKYDYGSNYNLEHYGEIKPPKYNLGDIPRDLPLFLSYGGQDALSDSNDVETLLDYLKFHDVDKLHVQYIKSYAHADFIMAINANDLVYNQIISFFRNYA comes from the exons ATGGGGTTTATTGGAATAAAAATCTTGTCATGTTTACGTATTATGAACCTCATGATAATACTAGTTATGTTAGTGCTCGAGCCTAATGGAGTATTAGGCTCGAGACACTTGGGCTTCATTAGTCACGGCGACAATGGGGCGGGTATGTGTGCCTCCATCGTCGCCGCTCATGGTTACAAATGCCAAGAATTTGAG GTAAAAACTGATGATGGATACATATTAAGTGTCCAAAGAATTCCAGAAGGCCGCATAGGAGGTGGTGGGCAAATCAGGCAGCCAGTGTTGTTACAGCATGGAGTTCTTGTG GATGGCGCAACATGGTTGTTGAGTCCACCGGAACAATCTTTGGCGATGATATTGGCAGATAATGGTTTTGATGTTTGGATTTCGAATATTAGAGGAACCAGATATAGTCGTCGTCATGTCAACCTTGACGCTAAGTATTCG GAATACTGGAATTGGTCATGGGATGAATTAATAGTTCATGACTTACCATCTGTTATTGACTTTATCTTCAAACAAACTGGACAAAAAATACACTATGTAGGTCATTCAATG GGAACTTTGATTGCTTTGGCATCATTCTCAGAAGGAAGAGAAATAGACAAG ATCACCACAATATTTGGTCTAGCTGAGTTTAATCCAAAGGG TGGACCTGTAAATAAATTGCTCAAATTCTTCTGTGCTCAGCCAGGGGTAAATTGCTATGACTTAATGACTGCAATTACTG GGAAGAATTGTTGTTTGAATTCCTCAACGGtcgaaattttcttgaatgacGAGCCTCAATCCACTTCAACTAAGAATTTGGTGCATTTGGCTCAGA CTGTTAGAGATGGAGTACTTTCAAAATATGATTATGGGAGCAACTACAATTTGGAGCATTATGGTGAAATCAAACCTCCAAAGTATAATTTAGGCGACATTCCTCGAGATTTACCCCTATTTTTAAGCTACGGTGGACAAGATGCATTGTCTGATAGCAATGATGTTGAAACATTGCTTGACTATCTAAAGTTTCACGACGTAGACAAATTGCATGTTCAGTACATCAAGAGTTATGCTCATGCTGATTTCATCATGGCAATCAACGCCAACGATCTTGTTTATaatcaaattatttctttttttagaaaCTATGCCTAG
- the LOC129895170 gene encoding triacylglycerol lipase 2-like isoform X1 has translation MGFIGIKILSCLRIMNLMIILVMLVLEPNGVLGSRHLGFISHGDNGAGMCASIVAAHGYKCQEFEVKTDDGYILSVQRIPEGRIGGGGQIRQPVLLQHGVLVDGATWLLSPPEQSLAMILADNGFDVWISNIRGTRYSRRHVNLDAKYSEYWNWSWDELIVHDLPSVIDFIFKQTGQKIHYVGHSMGTLIALASFSEGREIDKVKSAALLSPIAYLSHMTTALGEVAARAFVGEITTIFGLAEFNPKGGPVNKLLKFFCAQPGVNCYDLMTAITGKNCCLNSSTVEIFLNDEPQSTSTKNLVHLAQTVRDGVLSKYDYGSNYNLEHYGEIKPPKYNLGDIPRDLPLFLSYGGQDALSDSNDVETLLDYLKFHDVDKLHVQYIKSYAHADFIMAINANDLVYNQIISFFRNYA, from the exons ATGGGGTTTATTGGAATAAAAATCTTGTCATGTTTACGTATTATGAACCTCATGATAATACTAGTTATGTTAGTGCTCGAGCCTAATGGAGTATTAGGCTCGAGACACTTGGGCTTCATTAGTCACGGCGACAATGGGGCGGGTATGTGTGCCTCCATCGTCGCCGCTCATGGTTACAAATGCCAAGAATTTGAG GTAAAAACTGATGATGGATACATATTAAGTGTCCAAAGAATTCCAGAAGGCCGCATAGGAGGTGGTGGGCAAATCAGGCAGCCAGTGTTGTTACAGCATGGAGTTCTTGTG GATGGCGCAACATGGTTGTTGAGTCCACCGGAACAATCTTTGGCGATGATATTGGCAGATAATGGTTTTGATGTTTGGATTTCGAATATTAGAGGAACCAGATATAGTCGTCGTCATGTCAACCTTGACGCTAAGTATTCG GAATACTGGAATTGGTCATGGGATGAATTAATAGTTCATGACTTACCATCTGTTATTGACTTTATCTTCAAACAAACTGGACAAAAAATACACTATGTAGGTCATTCAATG GGAACTTTGATTGCTTTGGCATCATTCTCAGAAGGAAGAGAAATAGACAAGGTGAAATCAGCAGCATTACTTAGTCCAATTGCTTATTTGAGCCATATGACCACTGCACTTGGTGAAGTTGCTGCTAGAGCCTTTGTTGGTGAA ATCACCACAATATTTGGTCTAGCTGAGTTTAATCCAAAGGG TGGACCTGTAAATAAATTGCTCAAATTCTTCTGTGCTCAGCCAGGGGTAAATTGCTATGACTTAATGACTGCAATTACTG GGAAGAATTGTTGTTTGAATTCCTCAACGGtcgaaattttcttgaatgacGAGCCTCAATCCACTTCAACTAAGAATTTGGTGCATTTGGCTCAGA CTGTTAGAGATGGAGTACTTTCAAAATATGATTATGGGAGCAACTACAATTTGGAGCATTATGGTGAAATCAAACCTCCAAAGTATAATTTAGGCGACATTCCTCGAGATTTACCCCTATTTTTAAGCTACGGTGGACAAGATGCATTGTCTGATAGCAATGATGTTGAAACATTGCTTGACTATCTAAAGTTTCACGACGTAGACAAATTGCATGTTCAGTACATCAAGAGTTATGCTCATGCTGATTTCATCATGGCAATCAACGCCAACGATCTTGTTTATaatcaaattatttctttttttagaaaCTATGCCTAG
- the LOC129896408 gene encoding uncharacterized protein At3g27210-like translates to MGSCVSVHKDPQFRLVFGSKTTPSTLQEKPIHRSPPPVTAFPDFGSKEETFFDSQAWLDSDCEDDFLSVNGDFTPSRGNTPVHPSLDGNLKGNGDVPASFQQSPPQEKKKRLSELFSESLRNELELNAISTKKETAFPGDRVPPRSTPGTPYVSVCNSERTPNGELRCDVKSSKPSQCCLPRLLSSRSFSERRKRMSPARTVG, encoded by the exons ATGGGTTCATGTGTTTCAGTGCACAAAGACCCTCAATTTCGTCTTGTTTTTGGGTCCAAAACTACCCCATCAACTCTCCAAGAAAAACCCATTCATCGATCTCCTCCTCCTGTTACTGCCTTTCCTGATTTTG GTAGTAAGGAGGAGACATTCTTTGATTCCCAGGCTTGGTTGGATTCTGATTGTGAAGATGACTTCCTTAGTGTGAATGGAg ATTTTACGCCTTCTCGTGGGAATACTCCTGTCCATCCCAGCTTGGATGGAAATTTAAAAGGTAACGGAGATGTCCCTGCTTCTTTTCAGCAATCACCGCCACAGGAAAAAAAGAAGCGATTGTCTGAACTTTTCAGTGAAAGCTTGAGAAATGAGCTGGAGCTCAATGCCATAAGTACAAAAAAGGAAACTGCATTTCCTGGTGATCGAGTTCCACCAAGATCCACACCTGGGACACCTTATGTGTCTGTGTGTAACAGCGAAAGAACTCCCAATGGAGAGCTAAGATGTGATGTCAAATCATCGAAGCCATCACAATGTTGTCTTCCAAGGTTACTCTCAAGTCGTAGCTTTAGTGAAAGGAGGAAAAGAATGAGCCCAGCACGTACTGTTGGCTGA